One stretch of Streptomyces sp. NBC_01363 DNA includes these proteins:
- the aroQ gene encoding type II 3-dehydroquinate dehydratase, whose product MTRRVLVLNGPNLGRLGSREPDVYGATSYAGLVDACRALGKELGFDVDVRETNDEGELIRWLHEAADGSIPVVLNPGAFTHYSYGMRDAAAQRTAPLIEVHISNPYAREEFRHNSVVAPVATGTVAGFGIGSYRLALRALADELTD is encoded by the coding sequence GTGACCCGCCGGGTGCTCGTCCTCAACGGCCCGAACCTCGGCCGGCTCGGCTCCCGCGAGCCGGACGTGTACGGTGCCACGTCCTACGCCGGACTCGTCGACGCCTGCCGGGCGCTCGGCAAGGAGCTCGGCTTCGACGTCGACGTCCGCGAGACCAACGACGAGGGCGAACTGATCCGCTGGCTCCACGAGGCTGCGGACGGCTCAATTCCGGTCGTTCTCAACCCGGGCGCCTTCACCCACTACTCGTACGGGATGCGGGACGCGGCGGCCCAGCGCACCGCCCCGCTGATCGAGGTGCACATCTCGAACCCGTACGCGCGCGAGGAATTCCGCCACAACTCCGTGGTCGCACCGGTCGCAACGGGGACCGTGGCCGGATTCGGCATCGGCTCCTACCGCCTCGCCCTGCGCGCCCTCGCGGACGAGCTGACCGACTGA
- the aroB gene encoding 3-dehydroquinate synthase, with the protein MSGPLIVLVGPMGVGKSTVGELLADRLGTTYRDTDADVVATAGKPIPEIFYDEGEERFRELERRAVYTAVAEHTGVLSLGGGAVLDDTTRALLAGHPVVYLSMDVEEAVRRVGLNTARPLLAVNPRRQWRELMDARRHLYTEVARVTVATDERTPEEVAQAVLDALELPERTGDPVTSGRENTRMSEQGPTRIPIAGSAGTDPYEVLVGRQLLGELPALIGDRAKRVAVLHPEALAETGEAVRQDLAGQGYEAIAIQLPNAEEAKTVEVAAYCWKALGQTGFTRTDVIVGVGGGATTDVAGFVAASWLRGVRWIAVPTTVLGMVDAAVGGKTGINTAEGKNLVGAFHPPAGVLCDLAALDSLPVHDYVSGMAEVIKAGFIADPEILDLVEADPEGARTPTGPHTAELIERAIRVKAEVVSSDLKESGLREILNYGHTLAHAIEKNERYKWRHGAAVSVGMVFAAELGRLAGRLDDATADRHRAVLESVGLPLTYRGDQWPKLLENMKVDKKSRGDLLRFIVLDGLGKPTVLEGPDPAVLLAAYGEVSA; encoded by the coding sequence ATGAGCGGCCCGCTGATCGTCCTGGTCGGCCCGATGGGCGTAGGCAAGTCCACGGTCGGTGAGCTGCTCGCCGACCGGCTCGGCACCACCTACCGGGACACCGACGCGGACGTCGTGGCCACGGCCGGCAAGCCGATCCCGGAGATCTTCTACGACGAGGGCGAGGAGCGCTTCCGGGAGCTGGAGCGGCGGGCGGTGTACACCGCCGTCGCCGAGCACACGGGCGTCCTCTCCCTCGGCGGCGGCGCCGTGCTCGACGACACGACACGCGCCCTGCTCGCCGGCCACCCCGTCGTCTATCTCTCGATGGACGTGGAGGAGGCCGTCAGACGGGTCGGCCTGAACACCGCCCGCCCGCTGCTCGCCGTCAACCCGCGCCGGCAGTGGCGCGAGCTGATGGACGCCCGCCGCCACCTGTACACCGAGGTGGCCCGGGTGACCGTCGCCACCGACGAGCGCACACCTGAAGAGGTCGCCCAGGCGGTCCTCGACGCACTGGAACTGCCGGAGCGCACGGGCGACCCCGTCACCTCCGGCCGGGAGAACACACGTATGTCCGAGCAGGGCCCCACCCGTATCCCGATCGCCGGCAGCGCGGGCACCGACCCGTACGAGGTGCTGGTCGGCCGACAGCTGCTGGGCGAGCTGCCCGCGCTCATCGGCGACCGTGCCAAGCGCGTCGCGGTGCTGCACCCCGAGGCGCTCGCCGAGACCGGTGAGGCGGTCCGCCAGGACCTCGCCGGTCAGGGCTACGAGGCCATCGCGATCCAGCTGCCGAACGCCGAGGAGGCCAAGACCGTCGAGGTCGCGGCGTACTGCTGGAAGGCGCTCGGCCAGACCGGCTTCACCCGCACCGACGTGATCGTCGGCGTCGGCGGCGGAGCTACCACCGACGTGGCCGGATTCGTCGCTGCGAGCTGGCTGCGCGGGGTGCGCTGGATCGCCGTGCCGACGACCGTGCTCGGCATGGTCGACGCGGCCGTCGGCGGCAAGACCGGCATCAACACCGCCGAGGGCAAGAACCTCGTCGGCGCCTTCCACCCGCCGGCCGGGGTCCTCTGCGACCTCGCCGCACTGGACTCGCTGCCCGTGCACGACTACGTCAGCGGCATGGCCGAGGTCATCAAGGCCGGTTTCATCGCCGACCCGGAGATCCTCGACCTCGTCGAGGCGGACCCGGAAGGCGCCCGTACGCCCACCGGACCGCACACCGCCGAGCTGATCGAACGCGCCATCAGGGTCAAGGCCGAGGTCGTCTCCAGCGACCTGAAGGAATCCGGACTGCGCGAGATCCTCAACTACGGCCACACCCTGGCCCACGCCATCGAGAAGAACGAGCGCTACAAGTGGCGGCACGGCGCGGCCGTCTCGGTGGGCATGGTCTTCGCCGCCGAGCTGGGCCGGCTGGCCGGACGCCTCGACGACGCCACCGCCGACCGGCACCGCGCCGTCCTGGAGTCCGTCGGACTGCCGCTCACCTACCGCGGCGACCAGTGGCCCAAGCTGCTGGAGAACATGAAGGTCGACAAGAAGTCCCGCGGCGACCTGCTGCGCTTCATCGTCCTCGACGGCCTCGGCAAGCCCACCGTCCTGGAGGGCCCCGACCCGGCCGTGCTGCTCGCCGCCTACGGGGAGGTGTCGGCGTGA
- a CDS encoding dihydroorotase: MSKILIRGAKILGGEPQDVLIDGETIAAVGTGLDAGDATVVEAEGRILLPGLVDLHTHLREPGREDSETVLTGTKAAAVGGFTAVHAMANTFPVADTAGVVEQVWRLGKESGYCDVQPIGAVTVGLEGKKLAELGAMHDSAAGVKVFSDDGKCVDDAVIMRRALEYVKAFDGVVAQHAQEPRLTEGAQMNEGVVSAELGLGGWPAVAEESIIARDVLLAAHVGSRVHICHLSTAGSVEIVRWAKSKGWSVTAEVTPHHLLLTDELVRSYDPVYKVNPPLRTEADVMALREALADGTIDCVATDHAPHPHEDKDCEWAAAAMGMVGLETALSVVQQTMVDTGLIDWAGVADRMSFRPAAIGRLDGHGRPVSAGEPANLTLVDPAYRGVVDPAGFASRSRNTPYEGRELPGRVTHTFLRGRATVVDGKLA, encoded by the coding sequence ATGAGCAAGATCCTTATCCGCGGCGCGAAGATCCTCGGCGGCGAACCCCAGGACGTCCTCATCGACGGCGAGACCATCGCCGCGGTCGGCACCGGCCTCGACGCCGGTGACGCGACCGTCGTCGAGGCCGAGGGCCGGATCCTGCTCCCCGGCCTGGTCGACCTCCACACCCACCTGCGCGAGCCCGGCCGCGAGGACTCCGAGACCGTCCTCACCGGGACGAAGGCGGCGGCCGTCGGCGGCTTCACCGCCGTCCACGCCATGGCCAACACCTTCCCGGTCGCCGACACCGCCGGTGTCGTGGAGCAGGTCTGGCGGCTCGGCAAGGAGTCCGGCTACTGCGACGTGCAGCCGATCGGCGCCGTCACGGTCGGCCTGGAGGGCAAGAAGCTGGCCGAGCTCGGCGCCATGCACGATTCGGCCGCCGGAGTGAAGGTCTTCTCCGACGACGGCAAGTGCGTCGACGACGCGGTGATCATGCGCCGCGCGCTGGAGTACGTGAAGGCCTTCGACGGCGTCGTCGCCCAGCACGCCCAGGAGCCCCGCCTCACCGAGGGCGCCCAGATGAACGAGGGCGTCGTCTCCGCCGAACTCGGTCTCGGCGGCTGGCCCGCCGTCGCCGAGGAGTCGATCATCGCCCGCGACGTCCTGCTCGCCGCCCACGTCGGCTCCCGGGTGCACATCTGCCACCTGTCGACCGCCGGTTCCGTCGAGATCGTCCGCTGGGCCAAGTCCAAGGGCTGGAGCGTCACCGCCGAGGTCACCCCGCACCACCTGCTCCTCACCGACGAGCTCGTACGGTCCTACGACCCGGTCTACAAGGTGAACCCACCGCTGCGCACCGAGGCCGACGTCATGGCCCTGCGCGAGGCGCTGGCCGACGGCACCATCGACTGCGTCGCCACCGACCACGCCCCGCACCCGCACGAGGACAAGGACTGCGAGTGGGCTGCCGCCGCCATGGGCATGGTGGGCCTGGAGACCGCTCTGTCCGTGGTCCAGCAGACGATGGTCGACACCGGACTGATCGACTGGGCGGGGGTCGCCGACCGGATGTCGTTCCGCCCGGCCGCCATCGGCCGCCTCGACGGACACGGCCGGCCGGTCTCGGCGGGCGAACCCGCCAACCTCACCCTGGTCGATCCGGCTTACCGTGGTGTCGTGGACCCCGCGGGCTTCGCCTCCCGCAGCCGCAACACTCCGTACGAGGGGCGCGAGCTGCCGGGCCGAGTCACCCACACCTTCCTGCGGGGCCGTGCAACGGTCGTCGACGGGAAGCTCGCGTGA
- the efp gene encoding elongation factor P has protein sequence MASTNDLKNGLVLKLDGGQLWSVVEFQHVKPGKGPAFVRTKLKNVLSGKVVDKTFNAGVKVETATIDRRDMQFSYMDGEYFVFMDMDTYDQLMVDRKAVGNAANFLIEGFTASVAQHEGEVLYVELPAAVELTVKHTDPGVQGDRSTGGTKPATLETDYEIGVPLFITTGEKIKVDTRTGDYLGRVNS, from the coding sequence GTGGCTTCCACGAACGACCTCAAGAACGGCCTGGTGCTCAAGCTCGACGGAGGCCAGCTCTGGTCCGTCGTCGAGTTCCAGCACGTCAAGCCCGGCAAGGGCCCGGCCTTCGTGCGCACCAAGCTCAAGAACGTGCTCTCCGGCAAGGTCGTCGACAAGACGTTCAACGCCGGCGTGAAGGTCGAAACGGCCACCATCGACCGTCGCGACATGCAGTTCTCGTACATGGACGGCGAGTACTTCGTCTTCATGGACATGGACACCTACGACCAGCTCATGGTCGACCGCAAGGCCGTCGGCAACGCTGCCAACTTCCTGATCGAGGGCTTCACCGCCTCCGTCGCCCAGCACGAGGGCGAGGTGCTCTACGTCGAGCTGCCGGCCGCCGTCGAGCTGACCGTCAAGCACACCGACCCGGGCGTCCAGGGCGACCGCTCCACCGGTGGCACCAAGCCCGCCACGCTGGAGACCGACTACGAGATCGGCGTCCCGCTCTTCATCACCACGGGTGAGAAGATCAAGGTCGACACCCGCACGGGCGACTACCTCGGCCGGGTGAACAGCTAA
- a CDS encoding aminopeptidase P family protein has protein sequence MSEVYAVRRGLLRDRCAAVGSAAALVSRPANVRYLAGGAPPGAVLLLGPGGDVLLSPRAPSGDPADGRTDDQLRVSLLPASDGDPVVAAADLATSSGAESLAVEEHHLTVSRHRAMGSVAPRLRLADLGATVEQLRVVKDEEEIACLRIAAEITDQALGELLESILVGRTERHLALELERRLVDHGADGPAFATSVATGPNSGQGRHRPSDRRVEEGDFLSVCLGANYRGYRCEIGRTFVIGTTPADWQIELYDLVFAAQRAGREALVPGAAYRDVDRAARYLLDSAGHGGGLAPWTGHGVGLEIDEDPQLAPAAMGKLDACVPVTVEPGVHLPGRGGVRIDDTLVVRPEADGGPELLTITTKELLAL, from the coding sequence ATGTCAGAGGTGTACGCCGTCCGCCGCGGGCTGCTCCGCGACCGGTGCGCCGCCGTCGGATCCGCGGCAGCCCTGGTCTCCCGCCCCGCCAATGTCCGCTATCTCGCGGGCGGGGCGCCCCCGGGGGCCGTGCTGCTGCTCGGACCCGGTGGGGACGTCCTGCTCTCCCCCCGTGCCCCGAGCGGCGATCCCGCCGACGGGCGCACCGACGATCAGCTGCGGGTGTCCCTGCTGCCGGCCTCCGACGGCGATCCGGTGGTCGCGGCCGCCGATCTGGCCACTTCCTCCGGCGCGGAGTCCCTCGCCGTCGAGGAGCACCATCTGACGGTCTCCCGTCACCGGGCCATGGGCTCGGTGGCCCCGCGGCTCCGGCTGGCCGATCTCGGCGCCACCGTCGAACAGCTGCGGGTGGTCAAGGACGAGGAGGAGATCGCCTGTCTCCGGATCGCCGCCGAGATCACCGACCAGGCCCTGGGCGAACTCCTCGAATCCATCCTGGTGGGCCGCACCGAACGGCATCTCGCCCTGGAGCTGGAGCGCCGCCTGGTGGACCACGGCGCCGACGGCCCCGCCTTCGCCACCTCCGTAGCCACCGGCCCGAACTCCGGCCAGGGCCGCCACCGCCCCTCGGACCGCAGGGTCGAGGAGGGAGATTTTCTCTCCGTCTGCCTGGGCGCGAACTATCGCGGCTACCGCTGCGAGATCGGCCGTACGTTCGTCATCGGGACGACGCCCGCCGACTGGCAGATCGAGCTCTACGACCTGGTTTTCGCCGCTCAGCGGGCCGGGCGCGAGGCCCTGGTGCCGGGCGCCGCCTACCGCGACGTGGACCGCGCGGCCCGGTATCTCCTGGACTCCGCGGGGCACGGCGGGGGCCTGGCACCCTGGACCGGGCACGGGGTGGGACTGGAAATCGACGAGGACCCGCAGTTGGCACCTGCGGCCATGGGTAAACTGGACGCTTGTGTGCCGGTCACCGTCGAACCGGGGGTCCACCTCCCGGGCCGGGGCGGGGTCCGGATCGATGACACGCTCGTCGTGCGCCCCGAGGCGGACGGCGGACCCGAGCTACTCACCATTACGACCAAGGAGCTGCTCGCGCTCTAG
- the nusB gene encoding transcription antitermination factor NusB has protein sequence MAARNKARKRAFQILFEADQRGESVQTVLADWVRHSRADNRQPPVTEYTMELVEGYAQYADRIDDLIVTYAVDWEIDRMPVVDRNILRLGAYELIWVDGTPDAVVIDEAVQLAKEFSTDDSPSFVNGLLARFKDLKPNLRREQ, from the coding sequence GTGGCTGCCCGGAACAAGGCCCGCAAGCGCGCCTTCCAGATCCTCTTCGAGGCCGACCAGCGCGGCGAGTCCGTGCAGACGGTCCTCGCGGACTGGGTGCGGCACTCGCGGGCCGACAACCGTCAGCCGCCGGTCACCGAGTACACGATGGAGCTCGTCGAGGGGTACGCGCAGTACGCGGACCGGATCGACGACCTCATCGTGACCTACGCGGTGGACTGGGAGATCGACCGCATGCCGGTCGTCGACCGGAACATCCTGCGGCTCGGTGCGTACGAGCTGATCTGGGTGGACGGCACCCCGGACGCGGTGGTGATCGACGAGGCGGTCCAGCTCGCCAAGGAGTTCTCCACCGACGACTCCCCGTCCTTCGTGAACGGGCTGCTGGCCCGCTTCAAGGACCTCAAGCCGAACCTCCGCCGGGAGCAGTAG
- a CDS encoding aspartate carbamoyltransferase catalytic subunit yields MKRHLISAADLTRDDAVLILDTAEEMARVADRPIKKLPTLRGRTVVNLFFEDSTRTRISFEAAAKRLSADVINFSAKGSSVSKGESLKDTALTLEAMGADAVVIRHGASGAPYRLATSGWIDGAVVNAGDGTHEHPTQALLDAFTMRRRLVGADAGLGRDLEGRRITIVGDILHSRVARSNVHLLHTLGAHVTLVAPPTLVPVGVEQWPCDVSYGLDEVLPKSDAVMMLRVQRERMNAAYFPTEREYSRRYGLDGDRMAKMPGHAVVMHPGPMVRGMEITAEVADSDRCTAVEQVANGVSIRMAVLYLLLGGYESAAPAAPSRTEENK; encoded by the coding sequence ATGAAGCGCCACCTCATCTCGGCCGCCGATCTCACCCGCGACGACGCCGTCCTGATCCTCGACACCGCCGAGGAGATGGCCAGGGTCGCGGACCGGCCGATCAAGAAGCTCCCCACCCTGCGCGGCCGTACCGTCGTCAACCTCTTCTTCGAGGACTCGACGCGTACCCGCATCTCCTTCGAGGCCGCCGCCAAGCGCCTGTCCGCCGACGTCATCAACTTCTCCGCGAAGGGCTCGTCCGTCTCCAAGGGCGAGTCGCTCAAGGACACCGCACTGACCCTGGAGGCGATGGGCGCCGACGCCGTCGTCATCCGGCACGGCGCCTCCGGCGCCCCGTACCGCCTCGCCACCTCCGGCTGGATCGACGGCGCCGTGGTCAACGCCGGTGACGGCACCCACGAGCACCCCACCCAGGCCCTCCTGGACGCCTTCACCATGCGCCGCAGGCTGGTCGGGGCCGATGCCGGCCTCGGCCGGGACCTGGAAGGACGACGGATCACGATCGTCGGCGACATCCTGCACAGCCGGGTCGCCCGCTCCAACGTCCACCTGCTGCACACCCTCGGCGCCCACGTCACCCTCGTGGCCCCGCCGACCCTCGTCCCGGTCGGTGTCGAGCAGTGGCCGTGCGACGTCAGCTACGGCCTCGACGAGGTGCTGCCGAAGTCCGACGCGGTGATGATGCTGCGTGTGCAGCGAGAACGGATGAACGCCGCGTACTTCCCGACCGAGCGCGAGTACTCCCGCCGCTACGGCCTGGACGGCGACCGGATGGCGAAGATGCCTGGCCACGCCGTCGTCATGCACCCCGGCCCGATGGTGCGCGGCATGGAGATCACCGCCGAGGTCGCCGACTCCGACCGGTGCACGGCCGTCGAGCAGGTCGCCAACGGCGTCTCGATCCGCATGGCCGTCCTGTACCTGCTGCTGGGCGGGTACGAATCCGCCGCCCCTGCCGCCCCGTCCCGTACCGAGGAGAACAAGTAA
- the pyrR gene encoding bifunctional pyr operon transcriptional regulator/uracil phosphoribosyltransferase PyrR, whose translation MDAQHEAPGNAARPVLEAPDIARVLTRIAHEIVERAKGADDVVLLGIPTRGVFLARRLAEKLEEITGGKMPVGSLDITMYRDDLRLRPARALARTEIPGEGIEGRLVVLVDDVLFSGRTIRAALDALGDIGRPRAVQLAVLVDRGHRELPIRADYVGKNLPTSLRETVKVQLAEEDGRDAVLLGVERTAPAGEQ comes from the coding sequence ATGGACGCACAGCACGAAGCCCCCGGCAATGCGGCACGCCCCGTTCTGGAGGCTCCCGACATCGCCCGGGTACTGACCCGGATCGCCCACGAGATCGTCGAACGTGCCAAGGGCGCCGACGACGTGGTGCTCCTCGGCATTCCGACGCGCGGCGTGTTCCTCGCCCGCCGGCTCGCCGAAAAACTCGAAGAGATCACCGGCGGGAAGATGCCGGTCGGCTCCCTCGACATCACCATGTACCGCGACGACCTGCGGCTGCGCCCGGCGCGCGCCCTGGCCCGCACCGAGATCCCCGGCGAGGGCATCGAGGGCCGCCTGGTCGTCCTCGTCGACGACGTCCTTTTCTCGGGACGCACCATCCGTGCCGCGCTCGACGCCCTGGGAGACATCGGCCGGCCCCGCGCGGTGCAGCTCGCGGTCCTCGTCGACCGCGGTCACCGTGAACTCCCGATCCGTGCCGACTACGTCGGCAAGAACCTCCCCACGTCGCTGCGGGAGACGGTCAAGGTCCAGCTCGCCGAGGAGGACGGCCGGGACGCCGTGCTGCTCGGTGTCGAGCGGACCGCCCCGGCGGGCGAGCAGTAG
- the aroC gene encoding chorismate synthase codes for MSRLRWLTAGESHGPALVATLEGLPAGVPITTEMVADALARRRLGYGRGARMKFEKDEVTFLGGVRHGLTMGSPVAVMVGNTEWPKWEQVMSADPVDPDELAALARNAPLTRPRPGHADLAGMQKYGFDEARPILERASARETAARVALGAVARSYLKETAGIEIVSHVVELAAAKAPYGVYPTPADVERLDADPVRCLDADASKAMVAEIDQAHKDGDTLGGVVEVLAYGVPVGLGSHVHWDRRLDARLAAALMGIQAIKGVEVGDGFDLARVPGSKAHDEILVTEDGIKRASGRSGGTEGGLTTGELLRVRAAMKPIATVPRALATVDVVTGEPAKAHHQRSDVCAVPAAGIVAEAMVALVLADAVAEKFGGDSVPETHRNVQSYLDHLQIR; via the coding sequence TTGAGCAGGTTGCGCTGGCTGACCGCGGGGGAGTCGCACGGCCCCGCACTCGTGGCGACGCTGGAGGGTCTTCCCGCCGGCGTCCCGATCACCACGGAGATGGTGGCGGACGCACTCGCCCGGCGGCGGCTCGGATATGGCCGCGGTGCGCGGATGAAGTTCGAGAAGGACGAGGTCACCTTCCTCGGCGGGGTGCGCCATGGTCTCACCATGGGCTCCCCGGTCGCCGTGATGGTGGGCAACACCGAGTGGCCCAAGTGGGAGCAGGTCATGTCGGCCGACCCGGTCGACCCCGACGAGCTGGCCGCGCTGGCCCGCAACGCCCCGCTCACCCGCCCGAGGCCCGGCCACGCCGACCTCGCGGGCATGCAGAAGTACGGCTTCGACGAGGCCCGGCCGATCCTGGAGCGCGCCAGCGCCCGGGAGACGGCGGCCCGCGTCGCGCTCGGCGCCGTCGCGCGGTCGTACCTCAAGGAGACCGCCGGCATCGAGATCGTCAGCCATGTCGTCGAGCTGGCCGCGGCCAAGGCGCCCTACGGCGTCTACCCGACGCCCGCCGACGTCGAGCGCCTCGACGCCGACCCGGTGCGCTGCCTGGACGCCGACGCGAGCAAGGCGATGGTCGCGGAGATCGACCAGGCCCACAAGGACGGCGACACCCTCGGCGGCGTCGTCGAGGTGCTGGCGTACGGGGTGCCCGTCGGCCTGGGCTCGCACGTCCACTGGGACCGCCGGCTCGACGCCCGGCTCGCCGCGGCCCTGATGGGCATCCAGGCCATCAAGGGGGTCGAGGTCGGCGACGGCTTCGACCTGGCCCGGGTCCCCGGCTCCAAGGCGCACGACGAGATCCTGGTCACCGAGGACGGCATCAAGCGCGCCTCCGGCCGCTCCGGCGGCACCGAGGGCGGTCTGACCACCGGCGAGCTGCTGCGGGTCCGTGCCGCGATGAAGCCCATCGCCACCGTGCCGCGCGCGCTCGCCACCGTGGACGTCGTCACCGGCGAACCCGCCAAGGCCCACCACCAGCGCTCCGATGTCTGTGCCGTTCCGGCCGCGGGCATCGTCGCTGAGGCGATGGTCGCCCTGGTCCTGGCCGACGCCGTCGCGGAGAAGTTCGGCGGCGACAGTGTCCCCGAGACCCACCGCAACGTGCAGTCGTACCTCGACCACCTCCAGATCCGATGA
- a CDS encoding Pro-rich N-terminal domain-containing protein, with protein sequence MQHAVGAPLPPPQGPGNGPVGWTHQAQHPGHPGPPGPPPSAPPSPGGWSGPAPHHAPGPPARETTGHVQLPPGGPVPLPAPAADPGTGSATLAVLLIGPAGAGKTTVAKLWASRRRVPTAHVSLDDVREWVCSGFADPQAGWNDHSEAQYRLARRTCGFAARNFLANGISCILDDAVFPDRPVVGLGGWKRHVGPGLLPVVLLPGLEIVLERNAARSGNRRLSDEEVARIHGRMAGWYGSGLPIIDNSTYDVETTARVLDDILARSIASPPAW encoded by the coding sequence ATGCAGCACGCAGTGGGGGCCCCGCTGCCGCCGCCCCAGGGCCCCGGAAACGGACCTGTCGGCTGGACGCACCAGGCCCAGCACCCCGGCCACCCCGGTCCGCCGGGGCCGCCGCCCAGCGCCCCTCCCTCGCCCGGCGGGTGGAGCGGGCCGGCCCCGCACCATGCTCCGGGGCCTCCCGCCAGGGAGACCACGGGACACGTCCAGCTGCCGCCCGGCGGCCCCGTCCCGCTGCCCGCGCCGGCTGCCGATCCCGGGACCGGCAGCGCGACCCTCGCCGTCCTCCTGATCGGCCCCGCGGGCGCCGGCAAGACCACCGTGGCCAAGCTCTGGGCCAGTCGCCGCCGGGTGCCCACCGCCCATGTCAGCCTCGACGACGTCCGCGAATGGGTCTGCTCCGGTTTCGCCGACCCGCAGGCCGGGTGGAACGACCACTCCGAGGCCCAGTACCGCCTCGCCCGCCGCACCTGCGGCTTCGCCGCCCGCAATTTCCTCGCCAACGGCATCTCCTGCATCCTCGACGACGCCGTCTTCCCCGACCGGCCGGTCGTCGGCCTCGGCGGCTGGAAGCGCCATGTCGGCCCCGGGCTCCTGCCCGTCGTCCTGCTGCCCGGCCTGGAGATCGTGCTGGAGCGCAACGCCGCCCGCAGCGGGAACCGCCGCCTCTCGGACGAGGAGGTCGCCCGGATTCACGGCAGGATGGCCGGCTGGTACGGCTCCGGACTGCCGATCATCGACAACTCGACGTACGACGTGGAGACCACCGCCCGCGTCCTGGACGACATACTCGCCCGCTCCATAGCCAGCCCCCCGGCCTGGTGA
- the bldD gene encoding transcriptional regulator BldD, which produces MSSEYAKQLGAKLRAIRTQQGLSLHGVEEKSQGRWKAVVVGSYERGDRAVTVQRLAELADFYGVPVQELLPGTTPGGAAEPPPKLVLDLERLAHVPPEKAGPLQRYAATIQSQRGDYNGKVLSIRQDDLRTLAVIYDQSPSVLTEQLISWGVLDADARRAVAHEEG; this is translated from the coding sequence ATGTCCAGCGAATACGCAAAACAGCTCGGGGCCAAACTCCGTGCCATCCGCACCCAGCAGGGCCTCTCCCTCCATGGCGTGGAGGAGAAGTCCCAGGGCCGCTGGAAGGCCGTTGTCGTCGGTTCGTACGAGCGCGGCGACCGTGCCGTGACCGTGCAGCGCCTCGCTGAGCTCGCGGACTTCTACGGGGTCCCGGTGCAGGAGCTGCTGCCCGGTACGACGCCCGGAGGGGCCGCCGAGCCGCCGCCGAAGCTGGTCCTGGACCTGGAGCGCCTCGCCCACGTCCCGCCGGAGAAGGCCGGTCCGCTGCAGCGCTACGCGGCAACGATCCAGAGCCAGCGCGGTGACTACAACGGCAAGGTGCTCTCGATCCGCCAGGACGACCTGCGCACACTGGCCGTGATCTACGACCAGTCGCCTTCCGTGCTCACGGAGCAGCTGATCAGCTGGGGTGTGCTGGACGCGGACGCGCGTCGCGCCGTGGCCCACGAAGAGGGCTGA